The Cyanobacterium sp. T60_A2020_053 genome includes the window ATACTTTTGATTGACTAATTTTTCTAAAGATATTCTAGCATCATCAATAATTAATTGCAAAGAATAGCTTTGATTAATAAATGTTTTGTGTTCAGCTAAAAAAGTTAAAACTTCCTTAGTTTCCTGAGACCAAAAAGAGAGTAAATTATGATTAATGGTTTGTTGAATTACATCTTCATCTATTTCTAAAGCAATAATTTCTAAATGAGAAGACGGTTTTATTTTTTGATAAATTTCTAATGCTGAAGCGGCATTATAACCCAATCCAAAACACACATCAAGAATTTTTACAGATGATTTACTTTGTAATTTTTCAACTATTTTACAGCCTTGAATATAGGTAATTTCTGATTCTTTTTTTGCTCCATATTTACTATGAAAATTCTCGTCAAATTCTTCTGAATAAAAAGTAACTGAGCCGTCTTCGGTTATTTCTTTTTTAAATAATTTATTATATTCTTTCATAATCTATAGTTCATAATTTATAATTTTACCCCTCTTCTTTATAGAAAAGGGGTAAATATTCGGGCAAATTACTCAATCTTTCTCCTTGTAGAGATAATGAGAAAGAATAAAATAAGCCCAATTAAATTAAAGATATAAAGAAGGTTGGCTAGTCATCCTACTAATTTCTTGAGGTGCATTATCCACATCAGCCAAGTCATCAAAAATAGTTAACTCACTTGGTTTAAAGCGTTTGATTTCAGTTTTTATACCCCTAGCGCCCTCCCCTAGTAAATCTTCTAAATAGCCGTTTTCTTCTTCTCTAGCGCCCTTCATTGTCAAAAAAGGTCCAAAAAAGTAAACACAACGGGGATTGTCAGTAGTAACTTTGATCCATACCGCTAAACCAAAAAAGTTTAATACTCCAATCAACAATTCTTTCATAATGACACCTCAGTGTATAGTTCTCAAAATTTACTCAATGTTACTTGATATTAAAGGCAAAAAATGCATTTATTCTTCTGTTTCGATAAATTTTCCCTTGCTACCTCAACTCTAATGTTTCTTTCTCGAATTGACAAGGGGATATTTACCCAAATCACCGAAAGAATTATGAGTTACGAATTATGAAGTTTTAATGCTTAATTGTTGATAATAAATTGTGTATTATTAATTCTCCATTGTCAATTGTCAATTATTCATTATTATTTCTTTCCAAACTTAATTTATTTTCTAATTCTTGTAATTCTTCTCGGCGCGTTTCAATCTCTAAACGAATCCTAGTCAAATCCTGACTTTGAGAAGTTAATTCTTGTCGCCACTTTTCAATTTTTACCTTTTCCTGTTGTAAAAAATCCACATTCTCGATTTTGCCTTCCGCTAAATATTGCCTAATCAAATTTAATACCCAATCCTTAGCATTTTCATAGTGAATAATATGATCATTTTCCCCTAATTCGACGAGAATTAATAACCCTAAATTTAACTGATCTTGTTGGGAAAGAGAAAT containing:
- a CDS encoding DUF1816 domain-containing protein, with translation MKELLIGVLNFFGLAVWIKVTTDNPRCVYFFGPFLTMKGAREEENGYLEDLLGEGARGIKTEIKRFKPSELTIFDDLADVDNAPQEISRMTSQPSLYL